From the Chloroflexus aurantiacus J-10-fl genome, one window contains:
- a CDS encoding carbohydrate ABC transporter permease produces MVRTQYVPMRSLSKTARLALTRIALTGLTLVVLGLFLIPMVYGITTAVKTDNQISESGAPWWPASKRTFEYEGKSYDVYLVPIDGEMRELALYRPGRQRSQFIDPNNPEAGVIEWEGQWRQLERTWELDIQWDNFVRAWNTINFPNLLRNTITYAGVTTFGAVLSAALVAYGFARFRIPGKQILFMIMLSTVILPGAVTLIPTYFVFLQIGWVGTWLPLIVPAFFSWGTNVFLLRQFFLSIPRDLEEAAMIDGASPIRIFYSIILPMSRPALTAVALFHFFWAWNDFFGPLIYLAGHPDKFPITVGLTAFNNLYSQSTNLIQAASLISAVIPIIVFFFAQRIFLEGVVITNFEK; encoded by the coding sequence ATGGTACGCACACAATACGTTCCCATGCGTTCGCTTTCTAAAACGGCACGGCTCGCCCTGACCCGCATTGCGCTTACCGGCCTGACCCTGGTTGTGCTTGGTCTGTTCCTCATCCCAATGGTATATGGGATCACGACCGCCGTTAAAACCGACAATCAAATCTCCGAGAGTGGCGCACCCTGGTGGCCGGCGAGTAAACGCACCTTCGAGTATGAAGGGAAGAGCTACGATGTCTATCTCGTGCCCATCGATGGCGAGATGCGTGAACTGGCACTCTACCGGCCCGGTCGGCAGCGGAGTCAGTTTATCGATCCGAATAATCCAGAGGCGGGGGTGATCGAGTGGGAAGGTCAGTGGCGACAGCTTGAGCGCACGTGGGAGCTTGATATTCAGTGGGATAATTTTGTCCGGGCCTGGAATACGATCAACTTTCCCAATCTTTTGCGCAATACGATAACCTACGCTGGTGTCACAACCTTTGGCGCAGTGTTATCGGCAGCATTGGTTGCCTACGGCTTTGCCCGCTTCCGCATTCCCGGCAAGCAAATCCTCTTTATGATCATGCTCTCAACCGTGATCCTGCCGGGTGCGGTTACGCTGATCCCAACCTACTTCGTCTTCTTGCAGATTGGCTGGGTTGGTACATGGCTCCCACTCATTGTTCCGGCCTTCTTTTCGTGGGGTACTAACGTCTTTCTCTTGCGCCAGTTCTTCCTCTCGATCCCACGTGATCTGGAAGAAGCAGCGATGATCGACGGCGCCAGCCCGATCCGCATCTTTTATTCGATCATTCTGCCGATGTCGCGTCCGGCCCTGACTGCCGTGGCTCTCTTCCATTTCTTCTGGGCCTGGAATGACTTTTTTGGCCCCCTGATCTATCTTGCCGGCCATCCCGATAAGTTTCCGATTACGGTGGGGTTGACGGCGTTCAACAATCTGTATTCGCAATCGACCAATCTGATTCAGGCAGCGTCGCTGATTTCGGCGGTTATTCCGATTATCGTCTTCTTCTTCGCCCAACGCATCTTCCTTGAAGGTGTGGTGATTACCAATTTTGAGAAGTAG
- a CDS encoding ABC transporter substrate-binding protein: MKSFKVLLVSLTFILATILNAACGSSPSTPAAQPTTAPAAEPTQAAEPTQAAAPTQAPAPTQAATSGRTKVRWFVGLGAGSDEGAIPAQNAFVERFNASQDKIELVIEIVDNNVAFDTLATQIAAGNAPCLVGPVGIRGRDSFKGAWLDLQPLIDKYNYDLSDFDPNLVKFYQVKEEGQLGIPFAIFPSFIIYNKDLFDEAGLPYPPAEHGAPWVDENGVEREWNMTTLTELAKKLTVDANGNDATSPDFDPEKIVQFGWMNQWTDPRGIGTFFGAGSLVDDNGNAQIPDHWKAAWKWTYDGWWKDWFIPNGPYGGADFLQGPGGPFSSGNLAMIHIHMWYVAPWALGNVDFDWNLAATPSYNGTITAKMHADTFGILKGCPTPDEAFEVLTYMLSKEHVSELLTIYGGMPARLSLQSDYFTQYNQTSFPNKTDINWNVVVEAMSYADNPNHESWMPSFQETTDRYNEFWNYLANTPDADFEAEVAKLQADLQKIFDAAK, translated from the coding sequence ATGAAGTCGTTCAAAGTCCTGCTCGTTAGCCTCACGTTTATTCTCGCCACGATCCTCAATGCTGCCTGTGGCAGCAGTCCTTCAACCCCCGCCGCCCAGCCCACCACCGCACCTGCTGCTGAACCAACCCAGGCTGCAGAACCGACCCAGGCTGCGGCACCGACTCAGGCGCCTGCTCCCACCCAGGCTGCTACCAGTGGGCGTACCAAAGTGCGCTGGTTTGTCGGTTTGGGAGCTGGTTCAGATGAGGGGGCAATTCCGGCACAGAACGCTTTTGTCGAGCGCTTCAATGCCAGTCAGGATAAGATTGAACTGGTGATCGAGATTGTTGACAACAACGTTGCCTTCGATACCCTGGCCACCCAGATTGCTGCCGGTAACGCTCCCTGTCTCGTCGGCCCGGTGGGTATTCGCGGACGCGATAGTTTCAAGGGCGCCTGGCTTGACCTTCAGCCGTTGATCGACAAGTACAACTATGACCTGAGCGACTTCGATCCCAATCTGGTGAAGTTCTACCAGGTGAAGGAAGAGGGCCAGCTCGGTATTCCGTTCGCGATTTTCCCCTCCTTCATCATCTACAACAAAGACCTGTTTGACGAGGCAGGGTTGCCGTATCCACCTGCCGAACATGGTGCGCCGTGGGTTGATGAGAATGGTGTCGAGCGTGAATGGAACATGACCACGCTTACCGAACTGGCCAAGAAGCTGACCGTCGATGCCAATGGTAATGATGCCACCTCACCCGATTTTGACCCGGAGAAGATCGTTCAGTTCGGATGGATGAACCAATGGACTGACCCCCGTGGCATTGGGACCTTCTTCGGCGCCGGTTCGCTGGTCGATGACAATGGCAATGCGCAGATTCCCGATCACTGGAAGGCAGCCTGGAAGTGGACGTATGACGGCTGGTGGAAAGACTGGTTTATTCCGAATGGCCCCTACGGTGGTGCCGACTTCCTGCAAGGCCCTGGTGGCCCCTTCTCGTCGGGCAATCTGGCGATGATCCACATCCATATGTGGTACGTGGCACCGTGGGCACTGGGGAATGTTGATTTCGATTGGAATCTGGCAGCCACGCCGAGCTACAACGGGACGATTACGGCCAAGATGCATGCCGATACCTTCGGTATTCTGAAAGGCTGCCCGACACCTGATGAAGCATTCGAGGTCTTGACCTACATGCTCAGCAAAGAGCACGTGAGTGAATTGCTCACCATCTACGGCGGCATGCCAGCCCGGCTCTCGCTCCAATCCGATTACTTCACCCAGTACAACCAGACCAGTTTCCCCAACAAGACCGACATCAACTGGAATGTCGTGGTGGAAGCGATGAGCTACGCCGATAATCCGAACCACGAGAGCTGGATGCCCAGCTTCCAGGAGACTACGGATCGCTATAACGAGTTCTGGAACTACCTTGCCAATACACCTGATGCCGATTTCGAGGCCGAAGTAGCTAAACTGCAAGCCGATTTACAGAAGATCTTCGACGCGGCGAAGTAG
- a CDS encoding glycoside hydrolase family 3 protein — protein sequence MRFHSVLVIVLLPILIAACGRTPVSSPPPTATVITYRDPSAPIAERVNDLLQRMTLAEKIGQMTLIEKNSLTPDLVRDLAIGGVLSGGGGYPQAENSPAAWAAMVNEFQQAALSTRLGIPLIYGADGVHGHNNLYGAVIFPHNIGLGAANNPQLMEQIGRATALEMAATGVFWNYAPAVMVPLDVRWGRTYEGYAERPDHVAALASAFLRGLQAPDIAAPNRVIGTPKHFLGDGGTAWGSSTTENYKLDQGETFGDEAFLRAVHLPPYQALIAEGAQTIMASYSSWNGQKMHASSYWLTDVLKRELGFAGFVVSDWAAIDQISPDYDQAVITAINAGIDMNMVPYDAQRFIDSLTRAVERGAVSEERIDDAVRRILTVKFAMGLFEQPFAHTALSDQIGSAQHRQLARTAVAQSLVLLKNDANLLPLPKDIGHLYIGGQAAHDLGIQAGGWTIEWQGRTGPIIPGTTILEGIQAAVSPQTVVEYNQHGRFTGDPGAADAVCIAVVGELPYAEGRGDSASLSLPPAENRVLRRMEEACVRLVVVLVAGRPLLVTDDLPKWDALVMAWLPGSEGAGVADVLFGDQPFRGRLPVTWPRSLDQLPVGSGDGQPLFPYGFGLTP from the coding sequence ATGCGTTTCCATTCAGTGCTTGTGATCGTGCTACTGCCAATCCTTATCGCTGCCTGTGGTCGGACGCCGGTAAGTTCGCCGCCACCAACGGCCACGGTGATCACCTACCGCGATCCGTCGGCGCCAATTGCTGAACGGGTGAACGATCTGCTCCAACGCATGACCCTGGCCGAGAAGATCGGGCAGATGACGCTGATCGAGAAGAATAGTCTGACGCCCGATCTGGTGCGCGATCTGGCTATTGGTGGAGTGCTGAGCGGTGGTGGCGGCTATCCTCAAGCAGAGAACTCGCCGGCAGCCTGGGCGGCGATGGTCAATGAATTTCAGCAGGCGGCGCTCAGTACGCGCCTGGGTATTCCGCTTATCTACGGTGCTGATGGGGTGCATGGGCACAATAATCTCTACGGGGCGGTGATCTTTCCGCATAACATTGGGCTGGGCGCGGCCAACAATCCGCAGCTTATGGAACAGATTGGCCGGGCGACCGCGCTGGAGATGGCGGCAACCGGGGTATTTTGGAATTATGCGCCGGCAGTGATGGTGCCGCTTGATGTGCGTTGGGGGCGCACCTATGAAGGCTACGCCGAGCGTCCAGATCACGTTGCTGCGCTGGCCAGTGCGTTTCTGCGTGGCTTGCAGGCACCTGACATCGCAGCCCCAAATCGTGTGATCGGTACCCCGAAGCACTTCCTCGGTGATGGCGGTACCGCCTGGGGATCGTCTACAACTGAGAATTATAAACTTGACCAGGGAGAAACCTTCGGCGACGAAGCCTTTCTACGAGCCGTCCATCTCCCACCCTATCAGGCGCTGATTGCAGAAGGTGCCCAGACAATTATGGCCTCGTATTCGAGCTGGAATGGGCAGAAGATGCACGCCAGCTCCTATTGGCTGACCGACGTGCTCAAACGGGAACTTGGCTTTGCCGGTTTTGTGGTTTCTGATTGGGCGGCTATCGATCAGATCAGCCCTGATTACGATCAGGCAGTTATTACAGCGATCAATGCCGGCATCGATATGAATATGGTGCCCTACGATGCCCAACGCTTTATCGACTCGCTGACACGAGCAGTGGAACGTGGGGCCGTCAGCGAAGAGCGCATTGATGACGCAGTACGCCGCATTCTGACGGTCAAATTCGCGATGGGTCTGTTTGAACAGCCATTCGCGCATACAGCGTTGTCCGATCAGATCGGGAGTGCTCAGCATCGTCAACTGGCCCGGACTGCGGTCGCGCAGTCGCTAGTGCTGCTGAAGAATGACGCCAATCTGCTTCCGCTGCCAAAGGATATTGGTCATCTCTATATCGGCGGTCAGGCAGCCCACGATCTCGGCATCCAGGCCGGGGGCTGGACAATCGAATGGCAGGGGCGTACCGGCCCGATTATTCCGGGTACAACCATTCTGGAAGGCATTCAGGCCGCGGTATCGCCACAAACGGTCGTTGAATATAACCAACACGGTCGCTTCACCGGTGATCCGGGTGCAGCCGACGCAGTTTGCATCGCTGTCGTTGGTGAATTGCCATACGCTGAAGGGCGGGGCGATAGCGCCAGCCTCAGTCTGCCCCCTGCCGAGAACCGTGTGCTACGGCGCATGGAAGAAGCCTGTGTCCGCCTGGTCGTGGTACTGGTCGCCGGACGCCCACTGCTGGTGACCGACGATCTGCCGAAGTGGGATGCGCTGGTGATGGCATGGCTCCCCGGTAGCGAAGGGGCCGGAGTCGCCGATGTGCTCTTTGGCGATCAGCCGTTTCGTGGTCGCTTGCCGGTTACGTGGCCGCGCAGCCTTGATCAGTTGCCGGTGGGAAGCGGTGATGGGCAGCCGCTCTTTCCCTACGGTTTCGGATTGACGCCCTGA
- a CDS encoding carbohydrate ABC transporter permease produces the protein MAIVPDVSEALRGTFARTKRRKLSQLEKKEIRWGLLFISPWIIGFLAFYLLPMIASFGFSLYDFNPAVPDQARFVGFANWQRALFQDQEVWLSLRRTIHFAAISLPISLLFALFLAILLNSEHVLGKSVYRTLFYMPTMIPLVATVLIWNGVLNEQTGWINVMIERLTGIRATGTQGLRWLSDPNLVYYAYTMFGLWGVGNAMIIFLAGLQGVPSELYEAAQIDGANWFQRLIFITIPLITPVIFYQVVLGVIGSLQYFLAPFVLNNGTGFPEGMTRFFMVYFYKQSFTFFSMGYGATLAWLMLIIAMIITIVLFGTARFWVFYTTEER, from the coding sequence ATGGCGATTGTTCCTGATGTAAGTGAAGCCCTACGGGGTACTTTTGCCAGAACGAAGCGGCGGAAGTTAAGCCAGCTTGAGAAGAAAGAGATCCGCTGGGGACTACTCTTCATCAGTCCGTGGATTATCGGCTTTCTGGCTTTCTACCTCTTGCCGATGATCGCATCGTTTGGCTTCTCGCTGTACGATTTCAATCCGGCGGTTCCTGATCAGGCCAGATTTGTTGGCTTTGCCAACTGGCAGCGAGCACTGTTTCAAGATCAGGAAGTCTGGTTATCGCTGCGTCGTACCATCCACTTTGCCGCCATCTCGTTGCCGATCTCGCTCCTCTTTGCGCTGTTTCTGGCGATTTTGCTCAATTCGGAGCACGTGCTGGGCAAGAGTGTGTATCGCACGCTCTTCTACATGCCGACGATGATCCCGCTGGTCGCGACCGTCTTGATCTGGAATGGTGTGCTCAATGAACAGACCGGTTGGATCAATGTCATGATTGAACGCCTGACCGGAATTCGGGCAACCGGCACGCAGGGATTGCGCTGGCTGTCCGATCCCAATCTGGTCTACTATGCCTACACGATGTTCGGGTTATGGGGTGTTGGTAATGCGATGATCATCTTTCTGGCCGGTCTACAGGGCGTGCCGAGTGAACTCTACGAAGCGGCTCAGATCGATGGGGCGAACTGGTTTCAGCGTTTAATCTTCATCACCATTCCTCTGATAACACCGGTTATCTTCTACCAGGTCGTGTTGGGCGTTATCGGCTCATTGCAGTATTTCCTCGCGCCATTTGTGCTCAACAATGGTACCGGCTTTCCTGAAGGGATGACTCGCTTCTTTATGGTCTACTTCTACAAGCAGTCGTTCACCTTCTTCAGCATGGGGTATGGGGCGACCCTGGCCTGGTTGATGCTGATCATCGCCATGATTATCACGATTGTGCTCTTTGGCACGGCACGCTTCTGGGTCTTTTACACAACGGAGGAACGGTGA